Proteins from one Listeria innocua genomic window:
- a CDS encoding MucBP domain-containing protein, with protein sequence MNRLKKLVTILICTLLIVSLLPFSVWAEDKEGVETNVGEAATEEKVTQETTSNETTTEPLKETTVNEPISTKSFPTGNYSGDFSINSQKDVIESGQTVNYNIYLKITGPNTIYKNAKLVINLPKNGEFTQSLSELKIAGVTPSYNKTTRQLVYKYQTLNSGVVDKVILKLSTKNGYTPNGTKLEVTGEFSADNLSEKVTEQAETTVNATATTALSNEFTKVENSINNNPSQGDIGIWSFNLNIPKKSTGSLFIEEGKKIIIEYTLADKLDYLGVAGDTPEPTKIEGQKLTWEIAAPTYLEQEKATSLLNKTFQIRTFFQTSIPNFATVENKAVATTNFITLTDSIVDTSKASVSVSASDPATIPPTIGSVYAPAHRGPVDENWGIATVTGNPDIKAYDSAKLGFSLMLNSAMNDSPSYDFIYYDVYYNIDDNLNLDYFRSGDFYFKPNVNYPGWPQLKKSPKYNLLVKYDGDNDWTTLKEDVELSKMYSRKDLGIPDDKHVSKVWLHFTYAPAGMYSADLSFFTTVKEGYVGEVRNTTKINMYGADSQGYIHYFDDTNPWPENWQKYAGDRTAQIIPQPIGKNKFVQGSVAFDDTDGNLINIGDNSVSVNLESNKASISRLTGPFEAMVLLPSGVKMKNTDQQGFNVSVLNSNYQNSGRQLLKVKWDKKTLLPAEKLTAKINVTVSKDTPSNMSVEMFGFLQDTDFNVPEVTGTPTISDTKMEIDSNDINQNGNSEESRITSGNHYILNTSNHLKISKKAKGNLDKGYSGLANATTNSIVSYQLLLENDSDEKIANMVLMDVLPSEKDLGITDNSERGSKFNLELTKAVAIPNEWKDKVEVTYSTAKNPKRSGVLDKHTIYPTGSEPLVDNREATEADWLTASEVQDWSKIHSFKMELKEGIEWIPGKSMKIQFDLKTPKKNQIDKELLNQQTKKEDRAAWNSFAVAVNNSQVIEPAQVGVALDDSVAPVTVQYVDQNHKQIASPETLTGAYGEKFTAKQKKITNYTLVKTPANVSGTFNEKAQTVTFVYQKVTAGNIIVDYVDKNGEKLADSIVLTGKLNSSYRTSAKKISGYKLYQTPKNASGKFSNTSQRVTYVYEKASTFSISSNKGADNVEKSAKLPQTGDSKKTNLWFILGMLLLSSTFVIMKKK encoded by the coding sequence GTGAATCGTTTGAAAAAATTAGTAACTATATTAATTTGTACTTTGCTTATAGTGTCACTTCTTCCATTTTCTGTTTGGGCAGAAGACAAAGAAGGAGTTGAAACGAACGTAGGGGAAGCAGCTACGGAAGAAAAGGTTACGCAGGAAACGACTTCAAATGAAACTACAACAGAGCCTTTGAAAGAAACGACAGTAAATGAACCAATAAGCACAAAATCATTTCCAACTGGGAATTATTCTGGGGACTTTAGTATTAATTCTCAAAAAGACGTGATTGAGTCTGGTCAGACAGTGAACTATAACATCTATTTAAAAATAACTGGACCAAACACAATTTATAAAAATGCTAAATTGGTAATCAATTTACCGAAAAATGGGGAATTCACTCAATCATTAAGTGAACTTAAGATTGCCGGAGTAACACCTAGTTATAACAAGACAACCCGTCAGCTTGTGTATAAATACCAAACGCTAAATAGTGGCGTGGTTGATAAAGTCATTCTCAAGCTGTCTACGAAAAATGGTTATACGCCAAATGGAACGAAATTAGAAGTAACAGGGGAATTTAGCGCGGATAATTTATCAGAAAAAGTAACGGAGCAAGCTGAAACAACCGTGAATGCAACAGCCACAACAGCTTTGTCAAATGAATTTACGAAAGTGGAAAATAGTATCAATAATAATCCAAGCCAAGGAGATATTGGGATTTGGTCTTTCAACTTAAATATACCGAAAAAGTCTACAGGGAGCCTTTTTATTGAAGAAGGAAAGAAAATTATTATTGAATATACGTTAGCGGATAAGCTAGATTATTTGGGAGTAGCAGGGGATACACCGGAGCCAACAAAAATCGAAGGACAAAAACTAACTTGGGAAATTGCAGCACCTACATATTTGGAACAAGAAAAAGCAACTAGTTTACTTAATAAGACTTTCCAAATTAGAACGTTCTTCCAAACAAGCATACCGAATTTTGCGACTGTAGAAAACAAAGCGGTTGCAACAACGAACTTTATTACTTTAACTGATAGCATTGTGGATACTTCAAAAGCATCAGTTTCAGTTTCTGCAAGTGATCCAGCGACAATTCCGCCGACTATCGGAAGCGTCTATGCTCCAGCCCACAGAGGACCAGTGGATGAAAATTGGGGAATTGCTACTGTGACTGGAAATCCAGATATAAAAGCATATGATAGTGCGAAATTAGGTTTTAGTTTGATGCTAAATTCGGCAATGAATGACTCACCTTCCTATGACTTCATCTACTATGATGTTTACTACAATATTGATGATAATTTAAATCTGGATTATTTCCGAAGTGGCGATTTTTATTTTAAACCAAATGTTAATTATCCCGGTTGGCCGCAACTGAAAAAATCACCTAAATACAATTTACTCGTGAAATATGATGGTGATAATGACTGGACTACGTTAAAAGAAGATGTAGAACTGAGCAAAATGTATTCGAGAAAAGACCTTGGAATTCCAGATGATAAACATGTGAGTAAAGTATGGCTTCATTTCACGTATGCACCAGCTGGAATGTACAGCGCAGATTTATCTTTCTTTACAACAGTCAAAGAAGGCTATGTGGGAGAAGTTAGAAATACCACGAAAATTAATATGTACGGCGCAGATAGTCAAGGTTATATCCATTACTTCGATGATACAAATCCTTGGCCGGAAAATTGGCAGAAATATGCTGGAGACCGGACGGCTCAAATCATACCGCAACCAATTGGGAAAAATAAATTTGTCCAAGGATCGGTTGCATTTGATGATACCGATGGAAATTTGATAAACATTGGCGATAATTCAGTTTCTGTTAATTTAGAAAGCAATAAAGCTTCCATTTCACGATTAACAGGTCCTTTTGAAGCGATGGTTCTTTTACCTTCTGGCGTAAAAATGAAAAACACGGATCAACAAGGCTTTAATGTCAGCGTGTTAAATAGTAATTACCAAAATTCAGGACGCCAATTACTAAAAGTTAAATGGGACAAAAAGACGCTTTTACCAGCAGAAAAATTAACTGCAAAAATTAATGTGACCGTATCAAAAGACACTCCAAGTAATATGTCTGTTGAAATGTTTGGATTCTTGCAGGATACAGATTTTAATGTGCCAGAAGTGACAGGAACTCCAACCATTTCTGATACAAAAATGGAAATTGACTCAAATGACATTAATCAAAATGGGAATTCGGAAGAGTCTAGAATCACATCAGGAAACCATTACATTTTAAATACGAGTAATCATTTGAAAATTAGTAAAAAAGCTAAGGGTAATCTCGATAAAGGATACAGTGGCCTGGCAAATGCCACAACAAATTCCATCGTATCGTATCAATTATTACTAGAAAATGATTCGGACGAAAAAATAGCCAACATGGTATTAATGGATGTTTTACCAAGTGAAAAAGATTTAGGAATTACAGATAACAGCGAACGTGGTAGTAAATTCAATTTGGAGCTAACGAAAGCAGTAGCAATTCCAAATGAATGGAAAGATAAGGTCGAAGTAACTTATAGTACTGCCAAAAATCCTAAACGTTCGGGCGTTCTCGATAAGCACACGATTTATCCAACTGGTTCAGAACCTCTAGTTGATAACCGAGAAGCAACAGAAGCAGATTGGTTAACCGCTTCAGAAGTACAAGATTGGTCTAAAATTCACTCTTTTAAAATGGAGCTAAAAGAAGGTATTGAGTGGATTCCTGGGAAATCCATGAAAATTCAATTTGATTTAAAAACACCAAAGAAAAACCAAATAGATAAGGAACTTTTAAATCAGCAAACGAAAAAAGAAGACCGAGCTGCATGGAATTCTTTTGCTGTTGCTGTAAATAATTCTCAAGTAATTGAGCCGGCCCAAGTAGGAGTGGCTTTAGATGACAGTGTTGCGCCAGTTACGGTGCAATATGTTGATCAAAACCACAAACAAATTGCCAGCCCAGAAACACTAACAGGAGCTTACGGAGAAAAATTCACTGCAAAACAGAAGAAAATTACTAACTACACCCTTGTAAAAACACCCGCGAATGTAAGTGGAACATTTAACGAAAAAGCACAGACAGTTACTTTTGTTTATCAAAAAGTGACAGCCGGAAACATCATTGTCGATTATGTTGATAAAAATGGTGAAAAATTAGCTGATTCGATTGTTTTAACAGGAAAATTAAATTCAAGTTATCGAACTTCAGCAAAAAAAATCTCGGGATATAAATTGTATCAAACACCCAAAAATGCATCGGGGAAATTTTCGAACACCTCACAAAGAGTAACTTATGTGTATGAAAAAGCCAGCACGTTTTCAATATCCTCTAATAAAGGGGCTGACAACGTGGAAAAATCGGCAAAACTACCACAAACGGGAGATTCTAAGAAAACTAATTTATGGTTTATTCTTGGAATGCTATTACTATCAAGTACTTTTGTGATTATGAAGAAAAAATGA
- a CDS encoding siphovirus Gp157 family protein codes for MKLYQLTDNYLRVQELLEENKTEAVEDTLDALTDGFHDKAENIVKIIKSLAADAEMAGKEAKRLLKRKQALENNVQKLKTYLQTEMERMEIRKINSTLFTIQIQKNPASVEIVDEALLKPFFLLQEPKIDKKRIAEILKSGEEVEGARLVESESIRIR; via the coding sequence ATGAAATTATATCAATTAACCGATAATTATTTACGGGTGCAAGAACTTTTGGAAGAAAATAAAACCGAGGCTGTGGAAGATACGTTAGATGCGCTCACAGATGGTTTTCATGATAAAGCAGAAAATATCGTTAAAATAATTAAATCATTAGCAGCAGATGCCGAAATGGCAGGAAAAGAAGCAAAACGGCTTTTAAAACGAAAACAAGCATTAGAAAATAATGTTCAGAAATTAAAAACCTATTTACAAACAGAAATGGAACGAATGGAAATTAGAAAAATAAATAGTACACTTTTCACGATTCAAATACAGAAGAATCCAGCGAGTGTCGAAATAGTGGATGAAGCTTTGCTAAAACCGTTCTTTTTACTACAAGAACCTAAAATTGATAAAAAGCGAATTGCAGAAATACTAAAATCTGGTGAAGAAGTAGAAGGTGCTAGATTAGTAGAAAGCGAATCGATTCGAATAAGATAA
- the srtB gene encoding class B sortase: MKMKSFLGKSLTLVVLAVFLFSGWKIGAELYENNHNRTILDDAKAVYTKEVTTTNVNGEVRDELKALQKLNKDMAGWLTIADTEIDYPILQSTDNDYYLHHNYKNEKARAGSIFKDYRNTNEFLDKNTIIYGHNMKDGSMFADLRKYLDKDFLAAHPTFSYESGLANYEVEIFAVYETTTDFYYIETEFPEPKDFDNYLQKVKQQSIYQSNVKVSGKDRIITLSTCDTEKDYEKGRMVIQGKLVAK, encoded by the coding sequence GTGAAAATGAAGTCGTTTTTGGGGAAAAGCCTGACTTTAGTTGTATTAGCTGTGTTTCTTTTTTCTGGTTGGAAAATCGGTGCAGAACTTTATGAAAATAACCATAACCGTACAATTTTAGATGATGCGAAGGCAGTCTACACGAAAGAAGTGACTACGACTAATGTGAACGGCGAAGTGAGAGATGAACTTAAAGCTTTGCAAAAATTGAACAAAGATATGGCTGGTTGGCTAACGATTGCTGATACAGAAATTGATTACCCGATTTTGCAAAGTACGGACAATGACTATTATTTGCATCATAATTACAAAAATGAAAAAGCAAGAGCGGGAAGTATTTTTAAAGATTATCGGAATACGAATGAATTTTTGGACAAGAATACGATTATTTACGGGCATAATATGAAGGATGGCTCGATGTTTGCGGATTTACGAAAATATTTGGACAAAGATTTCTTGGCGGCACATCCAACATTTTCGTATGAATCAGGCCTTGCGAATTATGAAGTAGAAATTTTTGCTGTATATGAAACGACGACTGATTTCTATTATATTGAAACGGAATTTCCAGAACCAAAAGACTTTGACAATTATTTGCAAAAAGTGAAGCAACAATCTATTTATCAATCAAATGTCAAAGTAAGCGGCAAGGACCGAATTATTACACTTTCTACTTGCGATACTGAAAAAGATTATGAAAAAGGACGCATGGTTATTCAAGGAAAACTAGTAGCAAAATGA
- a CDS encoding ABC transporter ATP-binding protein, translated as MEVRDVSFSYNGTDAILKNVSFTIQKNKINTIVGPNGSGKSTLLEILARLLSPNSGEVLLEGKSIFEWKAKEFAQNVAIVHQNNILPSELTVKELLYFGRLPYKNWRMTRTKADDVAVEKALKQTELSEKAEKFVDSLSGGERQRVFIATALAQDTPILLLDEPTTFLDMYFQLEILELVKRLNQEEKLTIVMILHDLNQALTYSDQLVVMKNGEVVAKGNPETLLTTELIAETYGVVAEVLCDAKTGKYIVPQKRKEF; from the coding sequence ATGGAAGTAAGGGACGTTAGTTTTAGTTATAATGGAACAGATGCGATTTTGAAAAATGTCTCATTTACTATCCAAAAAAATAAAATCAATACGATTGTTGGACCAAATGGTAGTGGGAAATCTACTTTGTTAGAAATTTTGGCTAGACTTCTTTCTCCTAATTCTGGTGAAGTTTTATTAGAAGGAAAATCGATTTTTGAATGGAAAGCGAAAGAATTTGCGCAAAATGTAGCAATTGTTCATCAAAATAATATTCTTCCGAGTGAATTAACGGTCAAAGAATTGCTTTATTTTGGACGGCTACCTTATAAAAATTGGCGAATGACACGAACAAAAGCGGATGACGTAGCTGTAGAAAAAGCTTTGAAGCAAACGGAGCTAAGTGAAAAAGCAGAGAAATTTGTTGATAGTTTGTCTGGTGGGGAACGACAACGTGTTTTCATTGCGACTGCGTTAGCGCAAGATACGCCTATTTTGCTTTTGGATGAGCCAACGACATTTCTTGATATGTACTTTCAGCTGGAAATTTTAGAGTTGGTAAAGCGGTTAAATCAAGAGGAGAAATTGACTATTGTAATGATTTTACATGATTTGAACCAAGCGCTTACGTATAGCGATCAATTAGTTGTTATGAAAAACGGAGAAGTGGTAGCGAAAGGGAATCCTGAGACTTTACTAACAACAGAGCTAATAGCGGAAACGTATGGAGTTGTTGCAGAGGTGCTTTGTGACGCGAAAACAGGGAAATACATTGTTCCTCAGAAGCGAAAGGAGTTTTAG
- a CDS encoding FecCD family ABC transporter permease: MTIKQKSYFGAVVVLLFGTILWAVQAGSLQMSIPAFLRGLFSGGNEMVDVVIDLRFPRIIIALLAGAALSVSGLLLQAVMRNPLADAGVIGISAGAKFFSFVIILFLPELYFWLPLFSFIGGALACFLVFLFSYRSDFNPLRFIIIGIAINAVFTGLSDALSSQVALVSSQSASSAASLAMKKWSDVETLVIYVTIGLICALVLAKWCNVLGLENKMARGFGVPVNKTRIWLALIAVLLASITTAVVGVIAFVGLLVPHIARKLVGGNYQILVPFSILFGALLLLFADTLGRTLFQQMEIPASVIMLIIGGPFLIFLMRKGDFYGSKGR, from the coding sequence ATGACAATTAAACAAAAAAGCTATTTTGGTGCAGTTGTTGTTTTGCTCTTTGGGACGATTTTATGGGCTGTGCAGGCGGGAAGTTTGCAGATGTCTATTCCGGCTTTTCTAAGAGGGCTTTTTAGTGGTGGAAATGAGATGGTGGATGTTGTAATTGATTTGCGTTTTCCGCGGATTATTATTGCCTTGCTCGCTGGGGCGGCGCTTTCGGTTTCTGGCTTGTTGCTTCAAGCTGTGATGAGAAATCCGCTTGCTGATGCTGGTGTGATTGGTATTTCAGCGGGGGCGAAGTTTTTTAGTTTTGTTATCATTTTATTTTTACCGGAATTGTATTTTTGGTTGCCACTTTTTTCTTTTATTGGTGGGGCTCTTGCTTGTTTTTTAGTCTTTTTATTTAGTTATCGTTCTGATTTTAATCCACTTCGTTTCATTATCATAGGTATTGCAATTAATGCGGTTTTTACAGGGCTGAGTGATGCGTTATCATCTCAAGTAGCGCTTGTTTCTAGCCAATCTGCGAGCAGTGCAGCTAGCCTTGCAATGAAAAAATGGTCTGATGTTGAGACATTGGTAATCTATGTAACGATTGGGCTTATTTGTGCGCTGGTACTTGCTAAATGGTGTAATGTATTAGGTCTTGAGAATAAAATGGCTAGAGGTTTTGGCGTTCCAGTTAATAAAACGAGGATATGGCTTGCGCTGATTGCTGTCCTACTTGCTTCAATTACAACAGCAGTCGTCGGTGTTATAGCGTTTGTAGGTTTACTCGTACCTCATATTGCTAGAAAATTAGTTGGTGGTAATTATCAAATTTTAGTTCCATTTTCGATTTTATTTGGTGCTTTATTGCTATTATTTGCTGATACACTTGGCAGAACGTTATTTCAACAAATGGAAATTCCAGCTTCAGTAATTATGCTCATTATCGGCGGTCCATTCTTAATCTTTTTAATGCGAAAGGGTGATTTTTATGGAAGTAAGGGACGTTAG
- the isdE gene encoding heme ABC transporter substrate-binding protein IsdE — translation MKKIAVLLLVLLLFLVGCGNEEAVQKSEQKPENNPKIVATTVAITEIMDKLDLPLVGIPTSSKKLPERYADVKETGSPMGPDLEIIRMLKPDMVLSTKTLEADLKAGFEGANLNADFLDFTSIDSMQAEIKKLGTEFDRTKEASKLNNDLTSEIDKVKANVAKKKKPTVLILMGVPGSYLVVTEHAYIGDLVKLAGGENVITNQKVEYLASNTEYLQSANPDIILRAAHGMPAEVVKMFDEEFKTNDIWKHFDAVKNNRVYDLDENLFGMTASLNAPEALREMEKMLYDN, via the coding sequence ATGAAAAAAATAGCTGTCCTATTATTGGTGTTATTACTTTTTTTAGTTGGTTGCGGGAATGAAGAAGCGGTTCAAAAGTCCGAACAAAAACCGGAGAATAATCCCAAAATTGTCGCGACTACTGTAGCAATTACGGAAATTATGGATAAACTGGACTTGCCGCTTGTTGGAATTCCGACTAGTTCTAAAAAACTTCCGGAACGGTATGCTGATGTAAAGGAAACAGGGTCGCCTATGGGGCCGGATTTAGAGATTATTCGGATGTTAAAGCCGGATATGGTTCTTTCTACAAAAACGCTAGAAGCTGACTTAAAAGCGGGTTTTGAGGGTGCTAATTTAAACGCGGACTTTTTAGATTTTACAAGTATTGATTCTATGCAGGCTGAAATTAAGAAACTTGGTACAGAATTTGATCGCACCAAGGAAGCGAGTAAACTAAATAACGATTTAACAAGTGAGATTGACAAGGTGAAGGCGAATGTAGCTAAAAAGAAAAAGCCAACTGTACTAATACTTATGGGCGTTCCGGGAAGCTATTTGGTTGTAACTGAACATGCTTATATTGGCGACTTGGTCAAACTTGCTGGTGGAGAAAATGTGATTACGAACCAAAAGGTAGAATACTTGGCTTCTAATACAGAATACTTACAAAGCGCAAATCCAGATATTATTTTACGAGCTGCACATGGTATGCCCGCAGAAGTAGTAAAAATGTTCGATGAGGAATTTAAAACAAATGATATTTGGAAACATTTTGATGCTGTGAAAAATAATCGTGTATATGACTTGGATGAAAATTTATTTGGGATGACGGCTAGTTTAAACGCTCCAGAAGCACTACGGGAAATGGAAAAGATGCTTTATGACAATTAA
- a CDS encoding NEAT domain-containing protein codes for MKKLWKKGLVAFLALTLIFQLIPGFASAADSRLKDGGEYQVQVNFYKDNTGKTTKESSEADKYIDHTATIKVENGQPYMYLTITNSNYWQTMAVSKDGTRPAKPAQAEVYQDSYQDVQTVSTDAANNTRVEKFKLSSLDDIIYSYMHIKVDAISYDHWYQVDLTIDPSTFKVISEPAVTTPVTLADGIYTIPFVAKKANDDSNSSMQNYFDNPAWLKVKNGKKTVAMTVNDNKTVTALKTQISGALQDVKVVSEDKDANTRIVEFEVEDLNQPLAAHVNYEAPFNGSVYKGQADFRYVFDTTKAQAASSYPGSDVTPPVDPGETNPPVTKPDPDPGTTNPPVTTPPTTPSKPVVVDPKNLLNNHTYSIDFDVFKDGTNETSMMESYVMKPAIIKVENNQPYVYLTLTNSSWIKTFQYKQNGVWKDMEVVSGDINKNTRTVKYPVKDGTANTDVKTHVLIENMPGFSYDHEYTVQVKLDPASIKDITGKDVTLQEPVKNDDLNTSNLANNNNAGPKLAKPDFDDTNSVQKTATTNNKAEKNAKTSDSSSMAWYITLFGASFLYLAYRLKRKRLS; via the coding sequence ATGAAGAAATTATGGAAAAAAGGTTTAGTAGCATTTTTAGCTTTGACACTTATTTTTCAATTGATACCTGGATTTGCCAGTGCGGCTGATTCTCGTTTAAAAGATGGCGGGGAGTATCAGGTTCAAGTGAATTTTTATAAAGATAACACTGGTAAGACAACGAAAGAATCTTCAGAAGCGGATAAATATATTGACCATACTGCTACAATTAAAGTTGAAAATGGTCAACCATATATGTACTTAACTATTACAAACAGTAACTATTGGCAAACAATGGCGGTTTCAAAAGATGGAACTCGTCCTGCAAAACCAGCACAAGCAGAAGTTTATCAAGATAGCTACCAAGATGTTCAAACTGTTAGTACGGATGCAGCGAATAATACGCGTGTAGAGAAATTCAAGCTTAGTTCTTTAGATGATATTATTTATTCTTATATGCACATTAAAGTAGATGCAATTAGTTACGATCATTGGTATCAAGTGGACTTAACAATTGATCCGAGTACGTTCAAAGTTATTTCTGAACCGGCTGTTACTACACCGGTAACTCTGGCAGATGGAATTTATACGATTCCGTTTGTAGCGAAAAAAGCAAATGATGACAGTAATTCAAGTATGCAAAATTATTTTGATAATCCTGCATGGTTGAAAGTGAAAAATGGTAAGAAAACTGTTGCAATGACGGTTAATGATAATAAAACAGTAACAGCTTTAAAAACACAAATTTCTGGAGCTTTGCAAGATGTAAAAGTGGTTTCAGAAGATAAAGACGCTAACACACGAATTGTTGAATTTGAAGTGGAGGACTTAAATCAACCACTTGCGGCTCATGTGAATTATGAAGCACCATTCAATGGTTCTGTATATAAAGGGCAAGCAGACTTCCGATATGTTTTTGATACAACGAAAGCACAAGCGGCGAGTTCTTACCCGGGTAGTGATGTAACACCTCCAGTAGATCCAGGTGAAACAAATCCACCAGTAACGAAACCAGACCCAGATCCAGGCACAACTAATCCTCCAGTGACAACACCGCCTACGACACCAAGCAAACCAGTAGTAGTTGACCCTAAAAATTTACTAAACAATCATACGTACTCGATAGATTTTGATGTTTTTAAAGACGGAACAAATGAAACTTCCATGATGGAAAGTTACGTAATGAAACCAGCTATAATCAAAGTAGAAAATAATCAACCATATGTTTATTTAACTTTAACAAATAGTAGTTGGATTAAGACTTTCCAGTATAAACAAAATGGCGTTTGGAAGGATATGGAAGTGGTTTCTGGTGATATTAACAAAAATACCAGAACTGTAAAATATCCTGTGAAAGATGGTACGGCTAATACGGATGTAAAAACACATGTATTAATTGAAAATATGCCAGGCTTCTCTTATGACCATGAATATACTGTTCAAGTTAAATTAGATCCTGCATCAATCAAAGATATTACAGGGAAGGATGTAACGTTACAAGAACCTGTGAAAAATGATGACCTGAATACTAGCAATTTAGCAAACAATAATAATGCTGGACCAAAATTAGCAAAACCAGATTTTGATGATACAAATTCAGTTCAAAAAACAGCGACAACAAATAACAAAGCTGAAAAAAATGCGAAAACTAGTGATTCATCGAGTATGGCATGGTATATTACATTATTTGGGGCTTCCTTCCTTTATTTAGCATATCGATTAAAACGTAAAAGATTGAGTTAA
- the isdC gene encoding heme uptake protein IsdC — translation MKKVLALVAFVVLFSFSFLSAGVTAQAALKDGTYSVDYTVLQGDSDSVSMANDYFDKPATVTVNGGKSTVSLQVNHSKWITGLWVEGNAVSVTSKNTASDTRKVSFPVSTLSSPVNAKIKVDIDDDGLNYHHEYQIQLRFDEGAVKSSGAAVKSSDNNGTTTPATTSDSNNKVANPKSSDSSKMFLYGIIFVAAGTGLVLLKRRAIFK, via the coding sequence GTGAAAAAAGTATTAGCCTTAGTTGCTTTTGTAGTTTTGTTTAGTTTTTCTTTTCTTTCAGCTGGTGTAACGGCACAAGCTGCTCTTAAAGACGGAACTTATTCGGTTGATTATACAGTGCTTCAAGGGGATAGTGATTCAGTATCAATGGCGAATGACTATTTTGACAAGCCTGCAACAGTGACAGTAAATGGAGGGAAATCTACTGTTAGTTTGCAAGTAAATCATAGTAAGTGGATTACTGGTCTGTGGGTTGAGGGAAATGCGGTTAGTGTAACTTCAAAAAACACAGCGAGTGATACTAGAAAAGTGTCATTCCCAGTATCAACTTTGAGTAGTCCTGTTAATGCAAAAATTAAAGTGGATATTGATGATGACGGGTTAAATTATCATCATGAATATCAAATCCAGTTACGTTTTGATGAAGGGGCAGTTAAATCATCGGGTGCAGCTGTGAAATCTTCAGATAATAATGGTACAACAACGCCAGCAACTACAAGTGATTCAAATAATAAAGTAGCAAATCCAAAGTCTAGTGATTCTAGCAAAATGTTTTTATATGGAATTATTTTTGTGGCAGCGGGGACAGGGTTAGTTTTACTTAAAAGACGTGCGATTTTTAAATAA
- a CDS encoding DUF3116 family protein, translated as MEFEDEKLLREVLLFARSVDTKINDMSLEVIDFGDLRNYTKNEVLLTLYWLEENGYLTRNNNITEKRYTITLKGELLYEHFLKISENE; from the coding sequence ATGGAATTTGAAGATGAAAAGTTGTTACGAGAAGTCCTTCTTTTTGCTAGAAGTGTAGATACAAAAATTAATGATATGTCGCTTGAAGTGATTGATTTTGGGGATCTTCGCAATTATACAAAGAATGAAGTATTACTTACACTGTACTGGTTGGAAGAAAATGGATATTTAACGAGAAACAACAATATTACAGAAAAAAGATATACAATAACTTTAAAAGGTGAATTGTTATATGAACATTTTCTCAAGATAAGTGAGAATGAGTAG